In Planctomonas sp. JC2975, the genomic stretch GAGGTCCAGCTTCGTCAGCCCCGTCTCGGGGAACACGACCTTGTCCGGATGAGAGACGCGCACTTCCTGGCCGTCAACCTCGAGGAACGTCTCGGCCTTCGACGACGGGCTCATCCCGTCACGGTAACCCGCCCACTCCCGAAAGTGCCCGTTCTCCCTCCCGAAAGTGCCCGTTCCTACGCTCGAGAGTGCCCGTTCTCCCTCCCGAGAGTGCCCGTTCCTACTCGCGAAAGTGCCCGTCCCTACTCCCGAAGGTGTCCACGCGCACGACGATCAGCGGACTGCGACCGTCGCGCGGGCTCGGTCACATACGGTCTCGGTGACGTGCGAGAAGCGGCGCGACCTCATCGAGCATCCGCTCGTCCCCCGCGTACACGCCCTCTGCGCGCGGCCAGTGCAGGATCACGTCCGTGAAGCCGAGCTCGGCGGCTTTGCCCGTCATGTCCTCGAAGGCAGACACGCTGGCGAGGGCGAACCTGCTGCCGTCGCCGGAGTCGAGGCTGAGGTGGCGTTCGACGGACTGCGGATCGCGTCCCGAGCGCTCGACGATGTCGTCGAAGCGAGCCGAGAGATCCGCGATCCCGCGCCACCACTCGTCGGGGGACGAGCCCCATGCGCCGATGGTCGTCCATGCGTCGCCGATGCGCGCGGCGAGCTCCAGCCCCTGCGGACCGCTCGCGGCGATCGCGAACGGCATCCGCGGATGCTTGGCCGGCGCTCCGACCATGCGCGCCTTCACTGCCTGGTACCAGTCCCCGGAGTACGAGATGCCGCCACTGCCCGGATCCTCGAAGCGCAGCAGCCGGTCGAGGAGTTCGACGAACTCGACGTATCTCGCATGCCGCTCGCGCGGCGTCAGCTCCGGCTCACCGAGCACGGCCGAGTCGAAGCTGTGTGCCGCTCCGGATCCGATCCCGAGGATGAAGCGGCCTCCGGAGATGTCGTCGATGGTGGCGAGGTCTTTCGCGAACGGCACCGGATGCCGGAAATTCGGCGACGTGACGAACGTGCCGAGCCGGATGGTCGAGGTGACCGTCGCGGCTGCCGTCAGCGTCGGCACTGTCGCACCCCACGGACCGGATGCCAGTTCACCCCACGCGAGATGGTCGTAGGTCCACGCGTGGTCGAAGCCGAGGTCCTCGGCCTTCCGCCATAGGCGCTGAGCCTCCGACCACGGATATTCGGGCAGGATCACGATTCCGAAGCGCACCGGGTCAACCTACCGCGGCGGGCTGGTGGCCGAACCCTGAGTCACGACTCGGACCGGTTCACTCGTCCCCTCGCCCGCAGCAGATTCAACTGCGTGGCGCGCGCCCGTTCGGGATCCGGCTCCCGGCCTTGCTCCGTGTTAAGCAGATCTCGGCGGCGGGGGTAGCGGACCCTGGCAATGCTGTTGCGACCGGCCTCCTCAAGCGCACTCTCGAGAACAAGATCGGGCACTCTCGGAAGCAAGATCGGGAACTATCGAGAGGAACATCGGGCACCCTCGAGAGCAAGATCGGGCACTTTCGGGAGTAGGAACGGGCACTCTCGGGGGTAGGAACGGGCACTCTCGGGAGGGCTGACGCGGGAGCTTCGTCCGTGGTCGCGCTTCGCGCTCGACTGAGTCGATCGGCGTTGTCGAGCACGCGAGTGTGCTCGACCACGCCGCAATCGTCAGTGGAAGAAGTGGCGCTCTCCCGTGAAGTACATCGTCACGCCGGCCGCCTT encodes the following:
- a CDS encoding LLM class flavin-dependent oxidoreductase: MRFGIVILPEYPWSEAQRLWRKAEDLGFDHAWTYDHLAWGELASGPWGATVPTLTAAATVTSTIRLGTFVTSPNFRHPVPFAKDLATIDDISGGRFILGIGSGAAHSFDSAVLGEPELTPRERHARYVEFVELLDRLLRFEDPGSGGISYSGDWYQAVKARMVGAPAKHPRMPFAIAASGPQGLELAARIGDAWTTIGAWGSSPDEWWRGIADLSARFDDIVERSGRDPQSVERHLSLDSGDGSRFALASVSAFEDMTGKAAELGFTDVILHWPRAEGVYAGDERMLDEVAPLLARHRDRM